In Cryptomeria japonica chromosome 5, Sugi_1.0, whole genome shotgun sequence, the genomic window ATGAAATTCGCTATACAACATAACCATTTTCTCTCTTTTTATGTATGCAGGTGCAGATTTAATGAGTAAGAATTACACAATTTCATACAGTAAATAATCTTAAGCTTTGAACAAGAAAAAACTACTAGACTGTGTGGAATTGCTCCAATGTATAATACTCTCAGATTGATTTTCATAGAGatagatctaaaaatccttttaaTATAGAATATGGAACTTTCTCTTAATGAAGACACCTTGATACTAGGGTTACCAACTccataatctaacatattttgtTTTATATTGTTATTATAACTTCTCTCTCCTATTTCTAGATCTGTACTATTTATTGATTTCTAATTTTGTATATTGTTGTTTatgttgaaagttatcaatttCTTATTGTTTTTCCTAAGTATTGCATAATCataatcaaattaaattaaatcaatttcaATGTAAATACAGTAACAATTATCCAAGGTGTTCATCTCTCCTTTAGGATGAAAGTTAGACGTTGATTGTTCCCCAATGAAATGATGAGATATAGAAATGGTGAATGAATAATATCTTAGTTTTCACTCCTAAGCTTAGACCCGATTTCCAAACATTTCACACAtaaatattttgaaagaaaaaaattacaatataaaGAGCGGCGTTTCATAAAGCTTTGTTTTTAAcaatttatcaacaacaaaattatagTTTCAATTTCACAAATGACTATATTataaacattattttattttttcgaAGCATATAATCATAAAATATAATGTAAAAATTTCATTAGTTTGTATCATTTTAAAATCCGATACATATATGTCATTTTTATTGATTCAAGTTAAAATGTTGAATCAAtgttggtcatttcctttataaaagtgtaacGCAACTTTGTACTCTAACCCTTCAGCTGCGTTTTCATCAACCTTATTTGCATTTTGTTTTGATTGGTCATACTAATGTTTCCAACTTTTAGTTGTGTAATGAGGATTTTTATCTAGTAATATTAATACTATAATGCATTACTTTTATGATACCTTTATTTGAGTTGCTCGTATTTTCCTTTTCTTCAAGGTTGGAGTATGACCTACTTTCTCTCTCTTGATTGTTCCCTTCTAGATATGTCTACTTTGAAACTCCCCCTTCTAGAATTTCTTCTAGCTtttcctctaaattttctattcGATTTGATTCTTCCTATCCCTCTACCCCTAGTATTATCTTGAGACTTGAATCATTTATCTTGGGAAGAAGGTGCAAACATGTTCAAGCATTGCTCATGTGTTTGCAAGGAATCCATTGAAAGTCACCCATTATCATCTTAATTTTCTAAGAAATCAATTGTGATAATTTTATTTAACTTAATCACCCTATCTCAACCATTAGGAACACCTTTCTAGGGCCTACAAAGCCTATGGTGGAGAAGAGTTATTTTTCTCaccattttaaattaaatttattccaTTAGTCTATGTCCTGAGATCCATTGTTTATTCTTGTGGGCTAAAattttttgggaaccaacactctcaattttttgaaataatttcaatgAACACCTTGTGTTTAgaatatagaagattgaagatgagGTTCCAAGGATACTCTAGgaggattatatatatatttttcatctaATATtatttactcattcaaatttatttTAGTTCAATGTATTGCACATTTGGTTTTCCCTAATTGGTTTTTTAATGAGAAGTGAAATTGGTGTAAATTCTATCATTTCCCCCTCGCTTCTAATAAGAGTAGGTCAAATGGTTTTTTATTAGTTGTCCATGGCTGTTAGTATGAGTTGACAAGTACTTCTCATAGAGGAATAAGAACTAAAGAGACTAGGTAATCTAAGGTGGAGATGAATCTATTGATGACGGGTCCATTTTTCATCAACAAGAGTGTGTCAATATGGTTATGTAGTACATATGTTGATTATACCAAATAAAAAGCATATATTATTAGAGGAATGTTGAAAATATGATACCTCAACATGGTCATGTCAGAGTGATAGCTTAATTTTAAAAACTATCAATTTTAGAATACTAAATTTTATAAAGATGTATAATATCAACCAAAAGCTCTATATCAACTTATGAtccattttattaaattaatatggtTTGACCAATCTAGTTTGTGTTAGTAGTTAAGTTCTCACAAGAAGTTTCACTTATgtatcattttaattattttttgcaaGGGCCCTTTATAAACATTGTGTTATTAAGATCTTTATGGTGTAATATATTTTCTTAACATTTTTACCCAATAAAAATAAGTTTTTATCATTGAGGAGATCAAGCTTCCCAATTTGCATTATAATTTTAgaagtaaaaattaaaaaaatggacaCATAATGGCAATAAAAATGCCTAATGTGCACTATGAGTCATAAGCTTTTTCATATAGGTATAAACATTTTTGTACAATCTATAGTTTCAATTGACACTTTGTTTTAAGTTAATGGCATGTAGAAAAATTATTACATATCATCATCATGTTTGATATGATGATTGTAAAAGAATTGTAATCTACAAAATTGACGTAATGATCTATATTTTTGTCAATTAATATAATATTCATGATCTATGAAAACCCtcgcaatttttttttgaataaaacatATATTAATTACTAACAAGTATACAAATACTATTGAAAACTTTGTAATatctaataatatattatataaaatatattaaatttaatattattcaAACATTTTATATGTGTGTGCAGGTGTATAGGAAAatacatgtataaatatataaatatacatgtgtGTGTTTTATGATATGAATAGAGTTATATTAAACTGATTAAATGTTTTTATCCTATCTGAAATATGCCCACTCACACTATCGTTAAGTCTACTTGAGAGACATTTCACTTTTTATCTCAATTCATATGAACTCCAAGTATCTCAAAACTTCCTTGTACATGACATTCTACGTGGGTTTCACTTTTGAAAAGTTTCAAATATACCAAGAAGTCTCACAATGAATTTCAATCAATGCCGGGACTTCACCTGGAATTTTAAACTGGAAATCACCGGTCGATTTGTCGGCATAGTGGGCCAGCAGGTCCGCTATTTATGTTGTGGATGGTGCTTTCATCATAGCTGTGTCTCGCTTTCTTTGAATTGAAGTTGTTTTTACACAATGCAACTTTGGATTAAGAGAACTGAGGACTATCATTCGACGATACAGCAGTCAAAAGTAAACAGTGGAAGACGTGTAAAATGAGTAGACGGAGTGCCTGTGCTGGCAGTTTCGTAAACCACAAGGAGTATCCTTGCTATAAAAGAAATACACGAGAGTGCAGAGTACGAGCCCTCTGCGTCGTGCGTGGTGGTCACAATGGCGTTTTGCACGAATAGTTTGTGTATGCACATTTGCCTCTCTTTCCTCTACTCTGCTTTGTTGTCTATAGTTTTAAATGTGTCTGTCCATGGATGTCTCCCCAATGAATCCAGAGTGCTTCTCAGCCTTAAGGCTGCCTTTGACACTCCTGCAATGCTAAACCTTTGGGAGAGAGATGACTGTTGTGAATGGAGAGGTGTCGTCTGCAATGAAAACGAATTGGGTGGACATGTTAGAAACTTGGACCTTAGTTCCTGGGGATTTATATCAAAAGATATTCCACCTCAACTTGGAAATTTGACTTCTTTGCGTTATTTATACCTTCAAGGAAACCAACTAGAAGGTCCCATCCCATCTCGCTTGGATTTACTCATCAATCTTATTGAATTAGATCTTAGTGGCAACAGTCTCAGTGGTCCAATCCCTCCTTCTCTAGGCAATCTCCTGTCCCTAAAAagattaaatctttccaaaaaccaGATGAGTGGAGACATTCCCTTGTCATTTGCTCAATTGTCTTCACTTGTCAGTCTCGATCTGAGTAACAACCAATTGAATGGAACTATTCCTTCCTTGCTCACGCTACCATCTTCTATGCAAACATTTTTGCTCTCCAACAACAGCATGACAGGAACAGTTTCAGATCAAGTGCTCTTGCGCCATAGTTCAAGCTTGGAAGAATTGGACTTGTCTTATAGTGGGTTGAATATCAACATTGAATCGACGCCTTGGATTCCGCCTTTCCAGCTGAAGACCTTGAAATTGGGAGGCTGCAAGATTGGAGGTCCAATTCCCAGTTGGATTTCAACTCAATTTGAACTTGAGCATATGGGTATATCAGACGCTAATCTTGTGGAAGATATTCCATCTTGGCTATGGGAATTTTCACCGGAATTGCGGAGTTTGAACCTATCAAACAATCATTTGGAGGGTCCTCTCACTGTTTCTTCAATCCCACTTCCACTGCAGTCGTTGGATCTGTCTGTAAATGAACTGAATGGCCCATTATTGCTAGATATTCCTATACCTGAACAAAAATTTAGTTTGGAGAAGCTTTTACTTGCAGACAACAAGATCGAAGGACCTATAACAGCTTCATTAGGGACCATGACATCTTTGTATATTCTAGATTTGTCAAATAATCAGCTAAGAGGCAATATCCCTGATAGTTTGGGTAATTTGACATTGCTAACAGTGCTGCGTTTGGAGAGTAACCATTTAAACGGAGAGATCCCTGCCTGCCTGACCAATCTCTCAGACCTTGTAATGCTCAACCTGGCAAGTAATGAATTGGAGGGTCATATTCCTAAGGAGCTTGGAAATTTAGCAGGACTTGCATCTCTCCATCTTGAAAAGAACAATCTGCAAGGACTTCTTCCTCTGTCTTTAGCACAACTTTCAAATCTGCAGGTGATTGACGTCGGAGAAAACAATTTGACAGGAAACATTCCATCTTGGATTGGCAACCGTTCAAGTCTACTAGTTCTTATGATGAGATCAAACAATTTCAAAGGCAAACTACCTCCACAGATCGGCAAACTAACGGAGCTTTTTATCCTCGACctttcttctaatcttttgtatGGGGAAATCCCAAATACCTACTTAAATTTGGCAGCCATGGTCGTTGTAAATGAAGATATGTCCGTGGTTGGAGAAGACCGTCATGCTCCCTCAGCTCGCCGCGTTGGTCGTTGTGGTGCTCGTAGTCATAATGCTCATAAACATGATGCTAAAGATGGTTATGATCATTGTGGAACTGACGCAGATTATGTATATGGAAGTGCAGATTATGTATATGGAAAGGAAGACACAAAATACTATAGAGAAGCCTTAGATCTAATTACCAAGGGGTCAGAATGGCATTACGCTTATGTCTTATCAGGTATGACATGCATTGATTTGTCAAACAACAGATCATAGGGCCATCTTCCAGCGAAAATTGGAAATCTAAAAGGCTTGATGTTTCTAAATCTTTCTCGGAACAGTTTCAATGGGGACATTCCAGGTAGCATGGGCAACCTGAGTCAGTTGGAATCGCTGGACCTCTCTCTCAACAAATTTTCAGGAAAAATTCCATTCCAGCTTGGTTCTCTGGATTATTTGGGATATTTAAATATGTCTTACAACAATCTGTCAGGGGTGATACCACAGCAAGGTTCTCATATGATAACATTTGATAAATCAGCATTTTGGGGAAATCCAAATCTGCGGGGATGCCCTGTGGAAAGTTGGAAGTGTTCTCCACCTCATTCACCACTGTCTCCTCCTACAATTGATGTcaaggaagaggcaaaggaaggatTTTCATGGTATGAGCTGAGCATGGGATGGTCAGTTGCAGCAGGATTTTTTGCCGTGGTGTTGGTGCTCACTTTCAAAGTGAATTGGAGAAAGACGACCTTTGATCAGATGGACAGAGCTATAACATTTCTGTTGGGGGAGCGCACTAACTGACAGTAAGGATATGGTATTTTGCGTTCATTGTAATGAATGCATGATGTTTTACATTTCTTAACGGTGCATCTGGACTAGGCATACATAGTATTTTGCTACCAAAGTAGTAAAACTTGTGTTTCCATATCTTAGCACGTCTTTAGGATTAGACATTGGGgatgtattttttttattgttataaatattttaatgttaagaCAATCTTGCACGGCATCTACCATTAATGCATTTTATCTTGTTCATTTTTAACAAAAGTTTTGAGTATTCTAAGATATATTTTTGAGAgatgttatttttaaaatattgtaatgattatttttaaattttagttttatatataaaaagagatgtatttgtcaaataaaatctatatttattttgatttttgagtattctaagatATATTTATGAggtattaattttaaaatattgtaatgatgtccaaggggttgaacttagttggttaaagcattgagttctcaatgtggagacccaagttcaactcccatgagggacacctttgtgtagaattctaagttgtgactcttggtcttccattgacccttagtcttccaattgttgtttctagtgaGCAAAAATGAAcattgtgattctatgatacttaatacaaaatattgtaatgattatttttaaattttagtttaatatatAAAAAAGGATGCATTTGTCAAATAAAATCTATATTTATATTTGACTTTTGAATATTAGTTGTtatatagaaaaaaatttaaaggGTAATGTggtgattttttttaataaagatttTGTGTTGGTTGTATGATAAAAATGATTTCTAAATTAAAGACTATGAGAACCAAACAATTTAAAACTAGATTAAGAAAGAATGGCAATAAGTTGAGTTTTCAAGGGATGCCCTGTGGAAAGCTGGAAGTGTTCTCCCCGTCATTCAAGTcaaggaagaggcaaaggaaggatTTTCATGTTACGAGTTGAGTATTGGATGGTCAATTGCAGCAGGATTTTTTGCCGTGGTGTTGGTTCTCACTTTCAAAGTGAATTGGAAAAGGAAGACCTTTGATCAGATGGACAGGTTACAACATTTGTGTTGGGGGAGCGCACTAACTGGCGGTGTTGAAGTTAGACAGCAAGGATATGGTATTTTGCTTTCATTGTAATGAATGCATACTGTTTACATTTTCTAACGATGCATCTGGACTAGGCATACATAGTATTTTGCTACCAATGTAGTAAAACTTGTGTTTCGATATCTTAGCACGTCCTTAGGAATAGACAGTGgggatgtattttttttttatagttaaaatattttaatgttaagACAGTCTTGCACAGCATCTACAATGCATTTTTAACAAAGTTTCAAGTATTCTAAGATATATTTATCaggtattattttaaaaatattgtaatgattattttaaaattttaatttaatatataaaaaagtaTGTATGTGTCAAATAAAAGTTATATTTATTTTGATTCTTGaatattgaattttgatttttttaaaaggaGTTTGTTGGTTGTTATATAGAAAATTTTTTTAAGGGTAATATGGTGATTTTTTTAATAAAGATTTTGTGGTGGTTATATAATAAAAATGATTTctataagaaaaaaattaaagattaTGAGAACCAAAACAATTTAAAACTACATTAAGAA contains:
- the LOC131076608 gene encoding leucine-rich repeat receptor protein kinase EMS1-like; translation: MAFCTNSLCMHICLSFLYSALLSIVLNVSVHGCLPNESRVLLSLKAAFDTPAMLNLWERDDCCEWRGVVCNENELGGHVRNLDLSSWGFISKDIPPQLGNLTSLRYLYLQGNQLEGPIPSRLDLLINLIELDLSGNSLSGPIPPSLGNLLSLKRLNLSKNQMSGDIPLSFAQLSSLVSLDLSNNQLNGTIPSLLTLPSSMQTFLLSNNSMTGTVSDQVLLRHSSSLEELDLSYSGLNINIESTPWIPPFQLKTLKLGGCKIGGPIPSWISTQFELEHMGISDANLVEDIPSWLWEFSPELRSLNLSNNHLEGPLTVSSIPLPLQSLDLSVNELNGPLLLDIPIPEQKFSLEKLLLADNKIEGPITASLGTMTSLYILDLSNNQLRGNIPDSLGNLTLLTVLRLESNHLNGEIPACLTNLSDLVMLNLASNELEGHIPKELGNLAGLASLHLEKNNLQGLLPLSLAQLSNLQVIDVGENNLTGNIPSWIGNRSSLLVLMMRSNNFKGKLPPQIGKLTELFILDLSSNLLYGEIPNTYLNLAAMVVVNEDMSVVGEDRHAPSARRVGRCGARSHNAHKHDAKDGYDHCGTDADYVYGSADYVYGKEDTKYYREALDLITKGSEWHYAYVLSAKIGNLKGLMFLNLSRNSFNGDIPGSMGNLSQLESLDLSLNKFSGKIPFQLGSLDYLGYLNMSYNNLSGVIPQQGSHMITFDKSAFWGNPNLRGCPVESWKCSPPHSPLSPPTIDVKEEAKEGFSWYELSMGWSVAAGFFAVVLVLTFKVNWRKTTFDQMDRAITFLLGERTN